One genomic segment of Clostridium estertheticum subsp. estertheticum includes these proteins:
- a CDS encoding GH36-type glycosyl hydrolase domain-containing protein, with protein sequence MPYVILGAIVAISILAYIVVRKNLNHYEEENLLKDVPTINVNREDLEKHAFEIARHYSDVKNTNCKKKLISNLDGSYAKILEGYEKIDKEGKNKKEVLPAAEWLLDNLYLIEKEYKSIKYNMPQTYYKDLPVIYKGVIKGYPRVYHIAIEIVSHTDGRMDEHVIEEFIRAYQKNAVLTSGELWAIPIMLRIALIQNISKITEKIVKAEEDKKEAELVAERLINAFNEDKINLELSLLNNQKNIFTLHFTERLLKLLRDNGIDSKEVYDFIDERLGAQDTSSEKIIALEHQIEANFEISMANSINSIRVIEGLNWKKYFEKLSPVEVILREDPASIYRKMDFKSRDKYRHEIEKLSKHTKLAESYIAKKAIECCYDSKIPENNTYKNHVGYYLIDDGLDELKKKIGYKSTGMEKLINSENKNIVNFYIRTIGIVTLLIVGLIIVSSLLNDNDKDLWRYILAVIVILVPCSEITISILNWSISLLCTTSFIPKIDFEEEIPEKFSTVVVIPTLLNNTSRVTELIKDLEIYYLANPQSNLFFALLGDFKDSDTKDEVSDKGIVDVGLLEIEKLNKKYCIPGKNIFFFLNRRRQYNEKENKWIGFERKRGKLMEFNEFLRGKQNTSYNVISNNAENLRMVKYVITLDSDTKLPRDSARKLIGAMAHPLNNAVIDSDKKRVSRGYGLMQPRIGVSILSANKTIFSKIFSGETGIDIYTTAVSDVYQDLFGEGIFTGKGIYNVDVFNYMLRDEIPENTVLSHDLLEGSYVRTALVTDVEFIDGYPSYYNASSMRLHRWTRGDWQLLRWLKKSSPLNKISKWKIFDNLRRSLLAPSVTILLILALGGILPDSTDKWVIAAFVAILAPILFDVSEAVVSPALGVSLSGKIANSKMAIEQVFLIFCFIPYQAYMMTDAIIRTLYRVLISKKNLLEWQSAADVEVKVGRKLKNFIEAMWVGSAISVLILIISFNASMSVGFLSIPSCVIWFLSPVIAYAISRDREFESFEITSKEKNYLRKLSRKTWAYFEDFVNDENNWLGPDNYQEEPPNGVAHRTSPTNMGMELTSNLVAYDLGYIGIINVTSRIDKIMMSMEDLDMYKGHFYNWYDTKTKTPLFPRYISTVDSGNLVGYLWVVAQALDEYLRAPLFNHAQINGLEDTMRLASEEVGVSQKVKDLYHGILNRIESDTIEFNCWKTILRDLSSKLVEVGRNEYCMESYWNKKLKNDVGGYLEEISELFPWFDYAFDKDSDLELTKSMRYLLEGATIISIPEKTTNILNMLDDKLKNDRPLSKLKSLLQQTKEKTQFLINKIESLKEKLNAMAEATDFKMLYDEDRELLRIGYDVENDNLGKSYYDLLASESRQASFVAIAKGDIPKKHWFKLGRSMTNMGKSKGLVSWSGTMFEYMMPLLIMKNYPGTMLDETYNAVIGAQKQYCSERRVPFGISESAFYKFDLNLNYQYKAFGVAGVGLKSGLENELVISPYSTVMALQTDFRGAYDNLKRLTCEGLEGNYGFYEAVDYTKNRMSKDDHKAIIKCFMIHHEGMSLMALDNVLLNNILQKRFHALPKVKATELLLQEKISKRVVYDRERKFKVLGTPVGKQKIIVRKYTTAKTETPETHLISNGNYSLMISNSGAGYALHDKTMIYRWKEDVTKDNTGMFVYIKDTDKNEFFSAAYEPCKRPSDSYEVTFALDKAEFARSDKNIATRMEITVATEDNSEVRRLSITNKSTISKNLEITSYFEITLAHYDADIVHPAFGNLFVKTEYVDNPSCIIATRRPRSKGEKQPWLMQTVATEGNTIGTIQYETSRANFIGRGENTMHPIAMKVDLLSNTVGAVLDPIISIRRRVKIKPGETCIIAFTTSIANTKEEVISLAKKYSEFHNINRVFELAWSQTQVDMKYLGIKSTQANLYQVIASKILFLNSTFRQREKYIKNVKKGQFTLWGYGISGDLPIILLIVRESKDKDLVRQLINAHEYLSLKGLRVDLVIINLQMTSYDQPLQADIRDLVGGSHLRDKENKPGGLFILNKANIKDEDIDLLIAIARLVIDSCKGMLVSQIQNKNKRLQKIPLLQTLKKEFMFKEHKFNIKPLEYFNGLGGFDVEGENYTILLKDFNNTPAPWINVISNGNFGFHVSECGSAYTWNSNSRENKITTWSNDWISDECSEAIYLRDDNNGDIWSITPKPIRDSGEYLIEHGFGYSNFKHEVFGIMGEVTMFVPRSHNVKLCKIKLKNNSDIARDISITYYAELVMGVVPQHTAQHIVTYFNEEQEYIYATNCYNQHFGELKSYLKLFGGHQQSFTGDRSEFLGRGGSVENPEVLKRIKLSNNVGAGLDPCLAVTSKIHLDPNMEIELIAMLGENENLDNISKVVKEFEDFKIVDTELENVKKYWNRILHTIQVKTPDKSMDLMLNGWLMYQTIVCRLWARTAFYQSGGAYGFRDQLQDVMSLSMIEPSMTRKQILYSASRQFVEGDVQHWWHPVVDSGIRTRFSDDLLWLPYVTMDYIKNTGDFDILNEQAEYLMDTPLAEGEDERYNISGKTDFTGSIYEHCIKAIEKALKFGPHNIPLMGSGDWNDGMSTVGNKGKGESVWLGWFLYDILEDFSKACTYENDDEKLKKYKDMKEYIRINLEDNAWDGNWYRRAYFDDGTPLGSSQNEECKIDSLSQSWAVISGAANKERSTEAMKSLERYLIKEDNGMILLLTPPFSKSSLEPGYIKGYVPGVRENGGQYTHAATWVILAFAKLYKGDTATKLYNMINPINHTKTLPECERFKTEPYVMTADVYGKEPHVGRGGWSWYTGTSGWMYRTGIEAILGLKLKEGKGFTIKPCVPEEWPNYEIIYKKDNYEYRIEVKRIGDKGIWLDGKLCIDGLVPFTDGVHKVEVII encoded by the coding sequence ATGCCATATGTTATATTAGGGGCAATAGTTGCAATAAGTATTTTAGCTTATATAGTTGTAAGAAAAAATTTAAATCATTATGAAGAAGAAAATTTACTGAAAGATGTACCAACTATAAATGTGAATAGAGAAGATTTGGAAAAACATGCTTTCGAAATAGCACGTCATTACTCTGATGTAAAGAATACTAATTGCAAAAAAAAGCTTATTAGTAATTTAGATGGAAGCTACGCAAAAATTTTAGAAGGCTACGAGAAGATAGACAAAGAAGGTAAAAATAAAAAAGAGGTGTTACCTGCTGCAGAATGGCTTTTGGATAATCTTTATTTAATAGAAAAAGAATACAAAAGCATAAAGTATAATATGCCACAAACATATTATAAAGATTTACCAGTAATATATAAGGGAGTTATTAAGGGATACCCAAGAGTTTATCATATTGCCATTGAAATAGTATCTCACACTGATGGTAGAATGGATGAACATGTAATTGAAGAGTTTATTCGTGCATATCAAAAGAATGCCGTGTTGACGTCTGGTGAACTTTGGGCTATACCTATAATGCTCCGAATAGCCTTAATCCAAAATATTAGTAAGATAACTGAGAAAATTGTTAAAGCAGAGGAAGATAAAAAAGAGGCAGAATTAGTTGCAGAGAGGTTAATTAATGCTTTTAACGAAGATAAAATAAATCTAGAATTATCGCTTTTAAATAATCAAAAAAATATATTCACTTTGCACTTTACAGAAAGATTACTCAAACTGTTAAGGGACAATGGTATTGATTCTAAGGAGGTTTATGATTTTATAGATGAAAGACTTGGAGCTCAGGACACAAGCTCAGAAAAAATCATAGCACTAGAACATCAAATAGAGGCTAATTTTGAAATTTCTATGGCAAATTCTATTAATAGTATAAGAGTTATTGAAGGTTTAAATTGGAAAAAATATTTTGAAAAGTTAAGTCCGGTAGAGGTTATTTTAAGGGAGGATCCTGCAAGCATTTATAGAAAAATGGATTTTAAGTCAAGGGATAAATATAGACATGAAATAGAAAAATTATCTAAACACACAAAACTTGCAGAATCTTATATAGCAAAAAAAGCAATCGAATGTTGTTATGATAGTAAAATACCAGAAAATAATACTTATAAAAACCATGTAGGTTATTATCTAATAGATGATGGACTAGATGAATTAAAGAAAAAAATAGGATATAAAAGTACTGGCATGGAAAAATTGATAAACAGCGAAAATAAAAATATAGTTAATTTCTATATAAGGACTATTGGTATAGTTACTTTACTAATAGTGGGTTTAATTATTGTAAGTAGCTTATTAAATGATAATGATAAAGATTTATGGAGATATATATTGGCTGTAATTGTTATATTAGTACCATGTAGTGAAATAACAATCTCAATTTTAAATTGGAGCATAAGTCTTTTATGTACGACATCGTTTATTCCCAAAATAGATTTCGAAGAGGAGATACCAGAAAAATTTAGTACAGTTGTAGTAATTCCTACTTTACTAAATAATACTTCTAGGGTAACAGAATTAATAAAGGACTTAGAAATATACTATTTAGCTAATCCGCAAAGTAATCTATTCTTTGCACTTCTTGGTGACTTTAAGGATAGTGATACTAAGGATGAAGTGTCCGATAAAGGGATAGTTGATGTTGGACTTTTAGAAATAGAGAAATTGAATAAAAAATATTGTATACCAGGGAAAAATATATTTTTCTTCTTAAATAGAAGGAGACAATATAATGAAAAAGAAAATAAGTGGATAGGATTTGAGAGAAAACGTGGAAAACTTATGGAGTTTAATGAATTTTTAAGAGGTAAGCAGAATACTAGTTACAATGTAATAAGTAATAATGCAGAGAATCTCAGAATGGTTAAATATGTTATTACTTTAGATTCAGATACAAAACTTCCAAGGGACTCTGCTAGAAAATTAATAGGGGCAATGGCACATCCACTTAATAATGCTGTTATAGACAGTGATAAAAAGCGAGTAAGCAGAGGATATGGACTAATGCAACCAAGAATAGGAGTATCTATTCTTAGTGCAAATAAAACTATATTTTCAAAGATTTTTTCTGGCGAAACAGGTATAGATATTTATACTACCGCGGTGTCTGATGTATATCAAGATTTATTTGGGGAGGGCATTTTTACTGGTAAAGGTATTTATAATGTGGATGTCTTTAACTATATGTTAAGGGATGAAATACCTGAAAATACTGTGTTAAGTCATGACCTGCTCGAGGGTTCATATGTTAGAACAGCATTAGTTACCGATGTGGAGTTTATAGATGGATACCCATCATATTATAATGCTAGTTCTATGAGGTTACATAGGTGGACTAGAGGGGATTGGCAATTATTACGTTGGCTTAAAAAATCTTCACCATTAAACAAAATATCTAAATGGAAGATATTTGATAATTTAAGAAGAAGTTTGCTTGCACCTTCCGTTACAATTTTGCTTATACTAGCTTTAGGTGGAATATTGCCAGATAGTACGGATAAATGGGTTATTGCAGCTTTTGTAGCTATTTTAGCTCCTATACTTTTTGACGTAAGTGAAGCTGTAGTTTCTCCTGCTTTAGGGGTAAGTTTATCGGGCAAAATCGCAAATAGCAAGATGGCTATTGAACAGGTGTTTTTGATTTTTTGTTTTATACCTTATCAAGCGTATATGATGACGGATGCTATAATTAGAACATTATACAGGGTACTAATAAGTAAAAAAAACTTATTAGAGTGGCAGTCAGCAGCAGATGTTGAAGTGAAAGTAGGGAGAAAACTTAAAAATTTTATAGAGGCTATGTGGGTGGGCAGTGCAATTTCAGTTTTAATTTTAATTATATCATTTAATGCAAGTATGAGTGTTGGATTTCTTAGCATACCTTCTTGTGTCATTTGGTTTTTAAGCCCCGTAATTGCATATGCTATAAGCCGTGATAGGGAGTTTGAATCTTTTGAAATTACCAGTAAAGAAAAAAATTACTTAAGAAAATTAAGTAGAAAAACTTGGGCTTACTTTGAGGATTTTGTAAATGATGAAAACAATTGGCTTGGGCCAGATAATTACCAAGAAGAGCCACCTAATGGAGTGGCTCATAGAACTTCACCAACCAATATGGGAATGGAATTAACCTCAAATTTAGTTGCATATGATTTAGGGTATATTGGAATTATTAATGTAACAAGTAGAATAGATAAAATTATGATGTCGATGGAAGATCTGGATATGTACAAAGGCCACTTTTATAATTGGTATGATACTAAAACTAAGACGCCACTTTTTCCTAGATATATTTCTACTGTTGATAGTGGTAATTTAGTTGGGTACCTTTGGGTAGTTGCGCAGGCGTTAGATGAATATTTGAGGGCTCCATTGTTTAATCATGCTCAAATTAATGGATTGGAAGACACGATGAGACTTGCCTCTGAAGAGGTAGGAGTATCGCAAAAAGTTAAGGATTTATATCATGGCATATTAAATAGAATAGAGAGTGATACAATAGAATTTAATTGTTGGAAAACTATACTTAGAGATTTATCTAGTAAGCTTGTAGAAGTGGGAAGAAATGAATATTGCATGGAATCATATTGGAATAAAAAACTAAAAAATGATGTAGGTGGGTATCTAGAGGAAATAAGTGAACTATTTCCTTGGTTTGATTATGCCTTTGACAAAGACTCTGATTTAGAACTTACTAAATCTATGAGGTATTTGCTTGAGGGGGCAACAATAATTAGTATCCCAGAAAAAACAACAAATATATTAAATATGTTAGATGACAAATTGAAAAATGATAGACCGTTATCAAAATTAAAAAGTTTGTTACAACAGACAAAAGAAAAAACTCAATTTCTTATTAACAAAATAGAGAGCTTAAAGGAAAAATTAAATGCTATGGCAGAAGCCACTGATTTTAAGATGTTATATGATGAGGATAGGGAACTGTTAAGAATTGGTTATGATGTGGAGAATGATAATCTAGGTAAGAGTTATTATGATCTATTGGCTTCTGAGTCAAGGCAAGCTAGTTTTGTCGCTATTGCAAAGGGAGATATTCCTAAAAAACATTGGTTTAAACTTGGAAGATCTATGACAAATATGGGGAAAAGTAAGGGCTTAGTTTCTTGGAGCGGAACAATGTTTGAGTACATGATGCCACTGCTTATAATGAAAAATTATCCAGGAACAATGCTAGATGAAACTTATAATGCTGTAATCGGTGCACAAAAGCAATATTGTAGTGAAAGAAGGGTACCTTTTGGTATATCTGAATCCGCATTTTATAAATTTGATTTAAATTTAAATTATCAATATAAAGCATTTGGAGTGGCTGGAGTAGGATTAAAGTCAGGACTTGAAAATGAATTGGTTATTTCACCATATTCAACTGTCATGGCACTTCAAACTGACTTTAGAGGAGCTTACGACAATCTTAAAAGACTTACGTGTGAAGGCCTCGAGGGGAATTACGGATTTTATGAAGCTGTAGATTATACTAAAAACAGAATGTCTAAAGATGATCATAAGGCTATAATCAAGTGTTTTATGATTCATCACGAAGGTATGAGTTTGATGGCTTTAGATAATGTATTATTAAATAATATTTTACAAAAAAGATTTCATGCATTACCGAAAGTAAAAGCTACAGAGTTATTACTCCAAGAGAAAATTTCTAAGAGGGTAGTATATGATAGGGAACGTAAATTTAAGGTGTTAGGCACTCCTGTAGGAAAACAAAAGATTATTGTTAGAAAGTATACTACAGCAAAAACAGAAACTCCGGAAACACATTTAATTTCAAATGGAAATTATTCACTAATGATTTCTAATAGTGGAGCAGGATATGCTTTGCATGATAAAACTATGATTTATAGATGGAAGGAAGATGTTACAAAAGATAATACCGGTATGTTTGTTTATATCAAAGATACTGACAAAAATGAATTTTTTAGTGCGGCTTATGAGCCCTGTAAAAGGCCAAGTGATAGTTATGAGGTGACCTTCGCATTAGACAAGGCTGAGTTTGCAAGGAGTGATAAAAATATTGCCACTCGTATGGAAATTACTGTGGCTACAGAGGATAATTCAGAGGTAAGGAGATTATCAATTACAAATAAAAGTACTATAAGTAAAAATTTAGAGATAACAAGCTATTTTGAGATAACTCTAGCTCATTACGATGCAGATATAGTACATCCAGCATTCGGCAATTTGTTTGTGAAAACGGAGTATGTTGATAATCCTAGTTGTATCATTGCAACGAGAAGGCCGAGGTCTAAGGGTGAGAAACAGCCTTGGCTTATGCAAACCGTCGCAACTGAGGGAAATACTATTGGAACTATTCAATATGAGACTAGCAGGGCTAATTTCATAGGTCGTGGTGAGAACACAATGCATCCTATAGCAATGAAGGTAGATTTATTATCTAATACTGTTGGAGCTGTACTTGACCCTATAATAAGTATAAGAAGAAGAGTTAAAATTAAACCTGGTGAAACATGCATTATAGCATTCACTACGTCAATAGCTAATACAAAAGAAGAAGTGATAAGTTTAGCTAAAAAATATAGTGAATTTCATAACATAAATAGGGTATTTGAACTAGCGTGGAGTCAAACTCAGGTAGATATGAAATACTTAGGCATAAAATCTACTCAGGCAAATTTATATCAAGTTATAGCTTCCAAAATTTTATTTTTAAATTCTACTTTTAGACAAAGAGAAAAGTATATAAAAAATGTAAAAAAAGGACAATTTACCCTTTGGGGATATGGCATTTCAGGAGATTTACCTATAATTCTTCTAATAGTGCGTGAGAGTAAAGATAAAGATTTAGTTCGTCAACTTATAAATGCTCATGAATACTTAAGCCTTAAAGGATTAAGAGTTGATTTGGTGATAATAAACCTTCAAATGACCTCATATGATCAGCCACTACAAGCTGATATTAGGGATTTAGTAGGTGGAAGTCACTTAAGAGATAAAGAAAACAAACCTGGTGGACTATTTATACTTAATAAGGCTAATATTAAAGATGAAGATATAGATCTATTAATAGCTATAGCTAGGTTGGTTATAGATTCATGTAAGGGAATGTTGGTATCTCAAATTCAAAATAAGAACAAGAGATTACAGAAAATACCGTTGCTTCAAACTTTAAAAAAAGAATTCATGTTTAAGGAGCACAAGTTTAATATAAAGCCATTAGAGTATTTTAATGGACTCGGTGGTTTTGATGTAGAAGGTGAAAATTATACTATTCTACTTAAAGATTTTAATAATACCCCAGCACCATGGATAAATGTAATTTCAAATGGTAATTTTGGATTTCATGTGTCAGAATGTGGATCAGCATATACATGGAACAGCAATAGTCGGGAAAATAAAATTACGACTTGGTCCAATGATTGGATAAGTGATGAATGCTCAGAGGCTATATATTTGAGGGATGATAATAATGGAGATATATGGAGTATTACACCTAAACCTATAAGGGATAGTGGAGAATACTTAATAGAACATGGTTTTGGATATTCAAACTTCAAACATGAGGTTTTTGGTATTATGGGTGAAGTAACTATGTTTGTGCCAAGGTCGCATAATGTTAAGTTATGCAAGATAAAACTAAAGAATAATAGTGATATAGCAAGAGATATAAGTATAACCTATTATGCAGAACTCGTAATGGGTGTAGTACCTCAGCATACTGCTCAGCACATAGTTACTTATTTTAATGAGGAACAAGAATATATATATGCAACAAATTGTTATAACCAGCATTTTGGAGAATTAAAGTCTTATTTGAAACTATTTGGAGGTCATCAGCAAAGCTTCACTGGTGATAGGAGTGAGTTTTTAGGAAGAGGAGGAAGTGTTGAGAATCCGGAAGTTCTAAAGAGAATAAAACTATCAAACAATGTTGGAGCGGGACTAGATCCATGCCTTGCAGTTACTTCTAAAATTCATTTAGATCCTAACATGGAAATAGAATTAATAGCAATGCTTGGTGAAAATGAGAATTTAGATAATATTTCAAAGGTCGTAAAGGAATTTGAAGATTTTAAGATAGTGGATACTGAATTAGAAAATGTTAAAAAATATTGGAATAGGATACTTCATACGATTCAGGTTAAGACACCAGATAAGAGTATGGATTTAATGCTTAATGGATGGTTAATGTACCAAACTATAGTATGTAGACTATGGGCGAGAACTGCTTTTTATCAATCTGGCGGAGCATATGGATTTAGAGATCAACTCCAGGATGTTATGTCACTAAGCATGATTGAGCCTAGTATGACAAGAAAACAAATTTTGTATAGTGCTTCGAGGCAATTTGTTGAAGGGGATGTACAACATTGGTGGCACCCCGTTGTAGATAGTGGAATAAGAACAAGATTTTCTGATGATTTATTATGGCTACCATATGTCACTATGGATTATATAAAAAATACAGGCGATTTTGATATCCTTAATGAACAAGCGGAATATTTAATGGATACACCACTTGCAGAAGGTGAAGATGAAAGATATAACATTTCAGGAAAGACAGATTTTACAGGTAGTATATATGAACACTGTATAAAAGCTATAGAAAAAGCCCTTAAATTTGGACCTCACAATATTCCTCTTATGGGAAGTGGAGATTGGAACGATGGAATGAGTACCGTGGGTAATAAGGGTAAAGGTGAAAGTGTATGGCTAGGATGGTTCTTATATGATATATTAGAAGATTTCTCAAAGGCTTGCACATACGAAAATGATGATGAAAAACTTAAGAAATATAAGGATATGAAAGAGTATATAAGAATAAATCTAGAGGATAATGCATGGGATGGTAATTGGTATAGAAGAGCATATTTTGATGATGGTACGCCACTTGGTTCATCGCAAAATGAGGAATGTAAGATAGATTCTCTATCTCAATCTTGGGCAGTAATATCTGGTGCTGCAAATAAAGAAAGATCGACAGAGGCTATGAAGTCATTAGAACGTTATTTAATAAAAGAAGATAATGGCATGATATTACTATTAACTCCACCCTTTAGTAAATCTTCTCTGGAGCCCGGTTATATTAAAGGTTATGTTCCTGGAGTTAGGGAAAATGGTGGGCAATATACACATGCAGCGACTTGGGTAATACTTGCTTTTGCTAAACTCTATAAAGGTGATACAGCGACAAAGCTCTATAACATGATAAATCCTATAAATCATACAAAAACTCTGCCTGAATGTGAGAGATTTAAAACAGAGCCATATGTAATGACTGCTGATGTATACGGAAAAGAACCTCATGTAGGAAGAGGAGGCTGGAGTTGGTATACTGGAACTTCAGGATGGATGTATAGAACCGGAATAGAAGCTATTTTAGGTCTTAAATTAAAGGAGGGAAAAGGATTTACTATTAAGCCTTGCGTCCCAGAGGAATGGCCGAATTATGAGATTATTTATAAAAAGGATAATTATGAATATAGAATTGAGGTTAAACGTATTGGAGACAAAGGAATATGGCTTGATGGTAAGTTATGTATTGATGGGTTAGTACCATTTACTGATGGGGTTCATAAGGTTGAGGTTATAATTTAA
- a CDS encoding desulfoferrodoxin — protein MTQSRQIYKCDICGNIVEVLHASGGVLVCCGQNMTLKEENTTDAAVEKHVPVAEKIEGGIKVKVGAVQHPATEDHHIEFIEVHTENKIYRKFLKPGETPEAEFKLEEEVLFVREYCNLHGLWKA, from the coding sequence ATGACTCAATCAAGACAAATTTATAAATGTGATATATGTGGTAATATAGTTGAAGTTCTTCATGCTTCAGGAGGAGTTTTAGTCTGTTGTGGACAAAATATGACTCTTAAAGAAGAAAATACTACGGATGCAGCAGTTGAAAAACATGTTCCTGTAGCTGAAAAAATTGAAGGTGGAATTAAAGTTAAAGTTGGAGCAGTTCAGCATCCAGCAACAGAAGATCACCATATTGAATTCATAGAAGTACACACAGAAAATAAAATTTACAGAAAATTTTTAAAACCAGGTGAGACACCAGAAGCTGAATTTAAATTAGAAGAAGAAGTATTATTCGTAAGAGAATATTGCAATTTACATGGTCTTTGGAAAGCCTAG
- the trpS gene encoding tryptophan--tRNA ligase, with protein sequence MEDNKKVIFSGIQPSGDLTLGNYLGAIKNWVKLQDEYECYFCVVDLHAITVKQEPKDLRRRTLELLAIYLAAGIDPEKNTMFIQSHVPAHSEAAWLLTCSTYMGELSRMTQYKVKSQNSAGSIGAGLLIYPVLMASDILLYQSNLVPVGKDQLQHLEIARDIAERFNKTYSDTFVIPEPYIGKAGAKVMDLQEPAKKMSKSGENVNGFILIMDPPEVIRKKVNRAVTDSLGVVKFNDEQLGVRNLMTILMTITGMSIEEIEAKYEGQGYAQFKKDVAEAVVSELEPIQIKIKEYIGKKAYLEEIYKKGAEKANYVANKTLRKMQKKIGFIPR encoded by the coding sequence TTGGAAGATAATAAGAAAGTAATATTTAGTGGAATTCAACCTTCAGGTGACTTAACACTTGGAAATTATTTGGGAGCAATAAAAAATTGGGTTAAATTACAAGATGAATATGAATGCTATTTTTGTGTGGTGGATTTACATGCGATAACAGTAAAGCAAGAACCAAAAGATTTGAGAAGAAGAACTTTAGAATTATTAGCTATTTACTTAGCAGCAGGTATTGACCCTGAGAAGAATACCATGTTTATTCAATCACATGTTCCTGCTCATAGTGAAGCAGCTTGGCTTTTAACTTGCTCTACTTACATGGGAGAATTAAGCAGAATGACACAATATAAAGTTAAATCACAAAATAGTGCAGGAAGTATAGGAGCAGGGTTACTTATTTATCCTGTGTTAATGGCTTCAGATATTTTATTATATCAAAGTAATTTAGTACCTGTAGGAAAAGATCAACTTCAACATCTTGAAATTGCTAGGGACATAGCTGAGAGATTTAATAAAACATATAGCGATACATTTGTAATACCTGAACCATATATAGGTAAAGCAGGAGCTAAGGTAATGGATTTACAAGAACCAGCTAAGAAGATGTCTAAATCAGGAGAAAATGTTAATGGATTTATTTTAATAATGGACCCACCAGAAGTTATAAGAAAAAAAGTAAATAGAGCAGTTACAGATAGTCTAGGGGTAGTTAAGTTTAATGATGAGCAACTAGGTGTTAGGAACTTAATGACAATATTGATGACTATAACTGGGATGTCTATTGAAGAGATAGAAGCTAAATATGAAGGGCAAGGTTATGCTCAGTTTAAAAAAGATGTAGCAGAAGCAGTAGTTTCAGAGCTTGAACCTATACAGATTAAAATTAAGGAATACATAGGTAAAAAAGCATATCTAGAAGAAATTTACAAAAAAGGAGCAGAAAAGGCTAATTATGTTGCAAATAAGACATTAAGAAAAATGCAAAAGAAAATAGGATTTATTCCTAGATAA